A region of Vitis riparia cultivar Riparia Gloire de Montpellier isolate 1030 chromosome 1, EGFV_Vit.rip_1.0, whole genome shotgun sequence DNA encodes the following proteins:
- the LOC117919726 gene encoding uncharacterized protein LOC117919726 yields the protein MSPIVLTQLATGLSVLAGAVLVKSVMDQKPMAGPFPRCSSCNGTGRVSCLCSRWSDGDVGCRTCAGSGRMACSSCGGTGTGRPIPIQISARPPKRPS from the coding sequence ATGAGTCCGATCGTATTGACTCAACTCGCCACCGGCTTGAGCGTCTTGGCCGGGGCGGTTCTGGTGAAGTCGGTCATGGACCAGAAGCCGATGGCCGGTCCATTTCCCAGGTGTTCTAGTTGCAACGGCACGGGCCGGGTCTCGTGCCTATGCTCGCGGTGGTCGGACGGCGACGTTGGCTGCCGGACCTGCGCCGGGTCCGGTCGTATGGCCTGCAGCAGCTGCGGAGGAACAGGTACGGGTCGGCCCATTCCGATTCAGATCTCGGCGAGGCCTCCGAAGCGGCCGTCGTGA